TTTTGCGTAACGCACTCCCCAAGTTATTCTGAAGTTCGGCATTGTGGGGAATCAGACTCAACGATTTCTGATAAGCTGCGATCGCCAGAGCTAAATCACCTTGGTATAACCAAGCCGTCCCTAGATTGCCATAGGCTTCAGCATAATCTGATTTTAGAGCAATCGCTTGTTGATAAGCGGCGATCGCCTCGCTTGCCTGACCCATTTGCCAGAAAGCGGCCCCCAGATTGTTGTAAACTTCGGGAAAATCTGGTTTGTGAGTTACCGCCTGTTGATAATGGGCGATCGCAACAGCTAAATTACCTAAACGATGGGCAATAACGCCCAACATCCGATAGCCTTCGGCGGAATTAGGCTGTTGCTGAACAATTGCCAGAAAGCTATTCTGGGCTTGTTGTAACTGTCCCGCCTCTAATTGTGCCATAGCCGCATTCCAAGTGGGGGTTCCGGAAGCTTGCTTCAGCGAGAGAAAAGGAGACGTTTTGCGCTTTTTCTTAGCCATCGATTCTAGAGCAAAAGGCAGCTAGGCAGAAAGGTAACGAGAAAACCAGGGTTGTTTGGATCTTCCCTAGCTATAACAGACAAACGAGGGGAAAAATCAGATATTCCAGAAAAAATAACTTCCAGACGAACTGATAAAAAGACGCTATTTCTGCTTGACTTTGCAGGTTAACCGATTGAGAACGCCACCACAATAGGGTTAGGGTAACTAAGTGAGCGATCGCGCTTAATCTGCCATTAACTCCATCTAAACCGAAGAGTGCTGCGGCAAGCAACCCCAAATAGCACGCAGAAATAACCCAACATCCCAGATTGAAGACCGCAGACGAACCCAAGGTTAGGGTAAAAGTGGTTATATTGTACCGGCGATCGCCCTCAATGTCAGGCAAATCTTTCAAAATGGCGATCGCAAACGTAAAGCCAATGATAAATAAAGTTAACGCCCAAACGGCCGCTGGAATTTCCGGATAAACAGACACAGAAAACTGGCTTTTCACCCAGCTAAAGTGCAAGAATAGCCCCAAATTCACCACAACGCCGCGTACGGTAAAAATACACAAACTTGCCCAGAAAGGAAAGCGCTTCAGCCGAATGGGAGGAAGAGAATAAGCCGTTCCAATCGCCAAACTAACACTCACCATCCCCAAAAGCCAAGGACCTAACCCTCCCGCCAGCGCCACAGCAGCAACGCCTGTTACCCCAATAATCCATTTTGCCATCGTTGGCGAATATTCCCCGGCGGCTAGAGGTAAATGGGGTTTGTTAATTTGGTCAAT
The sequence above is a segment of the Desertifilum tharense IPPAS B-1220 genome. Coding sequences within it:
- a CDS encoding homogentisate phytyltransferase; this encodes MSQISPSKTQIDASGGLKRTFLEQTASGLYSLWKFSRPHTIIGTSFSAIALYLIAGFSSTSDWHSVLSHSWLQFLGTWLACLCGNVYIVGLNQLEDIEIDQINKPHLPLAAGEYSPTMAKWIIGVTGVAAVALAGGLGPWLLGMVSVSLAIGTAYSLPPIRLKRFPFWASLCIFTVRGVVVNLGLFLHFSWVKSQFSVSVYPEIPAAVWALTLFIIGFTFAIAILKDLPDIEGDRRYNITTFTLTLGSSAVFNLGCWVISACYLGLLAAALFGLDGVNGRLSAIAHLVTLTLLWWRSQSVNLQSQAEIASFYQFVWKLFFLEYLIFPLVCLL